A genome region from Arachis duranensis cultivar V14167 chromosome 8, aradu.V14167.gnm2.J7QH, whole genome shotgun sequence includes the following:
- the LOC107462379 gene encoding G-type lectin S-receptor-like serine/threonine-protein kinase At4g27290 isoform X4: MSIFYKDDSNSDTEDFVWQSFDYPGDTILPGQKLGRNFATGLNRRTISWKSSDDPSPGSFSYQVEIDGYPQLVLREGTTKRFRFGSWNGIQFSGGPQLKNDSVFRFSIISDEEEVYSVFWLVDSSVHQRVQITSDGFCQRASWSGGNTGWIKISHLPVDYCDYYGNCGAYASCDTNRFPMCNCLDGFVQNTTDSSSGCVRRTSLSCNHSDGFVKFSGLKLPDTEGTRFNRSMRLEDCRILCWNDCSCMAYAALDVSKGPNGCLLWFGNLIDMKVMSASDEDIYIKMAGIEVEAIEQNRSTKSKKWKLKIIIAVSCVLSFGILILCLAFIIYGWKKPHKGKIKEETESGAINSHHDEDDLELPLFDMCTITSATSNFSSDNILGTGGFGSVYKGILENGREIAVKRLSQNSSQGLQEFKNEVMHIAKLQHRNLVKLLGYCIQAGERILIYEFMRNKSLDFFIFDCEKGKLLDWPKRFLIINGIVRGLLYLHQDSRHRIVHRDLKAGNILLDDELNPRISDFGLARSFVGNENQANTRHIVGTYGYLSPEYIVDGIYSTKSDVYSFGVLVLEIVSGKRNRGFIHIDHNFNLLGHAWTLFSEGKCLQIVDPSIKDSIHLPEVLRSIHVGLLCVQRNSEDRPSMSCVLTMLSSEWALPQPKKPGFFIERDVVGNRSSSSNNKLLSVNNLTVTQVCPR, encoded by the exons ATGTCAATCTTTTACAAG GATGACAGCAATAGCGACACGGAAGATTTTGTGTGGCAAAGTTTTGACTATCCAGGCGACACAATCTTGCCTGGACAGAAGTTGGGAAGAAACTTTGCTACAGGACTAAATCGGAGGACAATATCATGGAAAAGCTCTGATGATCCTTCTCCAGGTAGCTTTAGCTATCAAGTCGAGATTGATGGATATCCGCAATTAGTATTAAGAGAAGGCACAACAAAAAGATTTCGTTTCGGATCATGGAATGGTATTCAGTTTAGTGGGGGACCACAGTTGAAAAATGACTCTGTATTTAGATTTAGCATAATTTCTGATGAGGAAGAAGTATACAGTGTATTTTGGCTTGTTGATAGTTCAGTGCATCAAAGGGTTCAGATAACATCGGACGGATTCTGCCAGCGGGCGAGTTGGAGTGGTGGAAATACAGGTTGGATCAAAATTTCGCACTTACCGGTGGATTACTGTGATTACTATGGAAACTGTGGAGCATATGCTAGTTGTGATACAAACAGGTTTCCCATGTGTAATTGCTTGGATGGATTTGTGCAGAATACAACTGATTCATCAAGTGGTTGTGTTAGGAGAACTTCATTGAGTTGCAATCATTCAGATGGGTTTGTGAAGTTTTCGGGGCTAAAATTACCAGACACTGAAGGGACACGGTTTAATAGAAGCATGAGACTTGAGGATTGTAGGATCTTGTGCTGGAACGATTGCTCTTGTATGGCTTATGCAGCTTTGGATGTCAGCAAAGGGCCTAATGGTTGTTTACTTTGGTTTGGTAATCTCATAGATATGAAAGTGATGAGTGCATCTGATGAAGATATTTATATAAAGATGGCAGGGATAGAAGTAG AAGCAATTGAACAAAATAGATCAACGAAGTCCAAGAAATGGAAGCTAAAGATTATCATTGCCGTAAGCTGTGTGttatcttttggaattttgatcCTATGCTTGGCCTTCATCATCTATGGATGGAAGAAGCCTCACAAAG GAAAGATAAAAGAAGAAACAGAATCAGGTGCAATAAATAGTCACCATGATGAGGATGATCTGGAACTGCCCTTATTTGATATGTGCACAATTACTTCTGCAACAAGTAATTTTTCAAGTGACAATATACTAGGGACAGGTGGTTTTGGATCAGTTTATAAG GGTATCTTGGAAAATGGACGGGAAATAGCTGTCAAGAGACTTTCACAAAATTCAAGCCAAGGACTCCAAGAGTTCAAAAATGAAGTTATGCATATTGCCAAACTTCAGCACAGAAATTTAGTGAAGCTATTAGGGTATTGCATTCAAGCAGGGGAGAGAATattgatttatgaatttatGCGCAACAAAAGCTTGGACTTCTTTATATTTG ATTGTGAGAAGGGAAAGCTTCTAGACTGGCCAAAGCGTTTTCTTATTATTAATGGAATTGTTAGGGGTCTTCTCTATCTTCATCAAGATTCAAGACATAGAATAGTTCATAGAGATCTTAAGGCTGGAAATATTTTGTTAGATGACGAATTGAATCCTAGAATTTCAGACTTTGGACTAGCAAGAAGCTTTGTAGGAAATGAAAACCAAGCAAATACAAGGCATATTGTTGGAACTTA CGGCTATCTGTCACCGGAGTACATAGTTGATGGGATATACTCAACAAAATCTGATGTCTACAGCTTCGGAGTACTGGTGTTAGAGATAGTTAGTGGGAAGAGAAATAGAGGATTCATccatattgatcacaattttaaTCTGCTTGGGCAT GCATGGACACTTTTTTCAGAAGGCAAGTGCTTACAAATAGTTGATCCATCTATCAAAGACTCTATTCATTTGCCAGAAGTCCTAAGATCAATTCATGTTGGTTTGCTATGCGTGCAACGAAATTCAGAGGACCGGCCAAGCATGTCGTGTGTGCTTACGATGCTGAGTAGTGAATGGGCATTGCCTCAGCCAAAGAAGCCAGGATTCTTTATTGAGAGAGATGTGGTTGGTAACCGTTCTTCATCAAGCAACAATAAACTACTATCTGTTAATAATCTGACAGTTACTCAGGTCTGTCCCCGATAG
- the LOC107462379 gene encoding G-type lectin S-receptor-like serine/threonine-protein kinase At4g27290 isoform X3: MEAFSLLLLCFSLLNLIAFCAPRDTINTLQSIGDGETLVSADETFALGFFSPGTSKNRYVGIWYNKDPTKAIVWVANREKPLTDSSGVLKDDSNSDTEDFVWQSFDYPGDTILPGQKLGRNFATGLNRRTISWKSSDDPSPGSFSYQVEIDGYPQLVLREGTTKRFRFGSWNGIQFSGGPQLKNDSVFRFSIISDEEEVYSVFWLVDSSVHQRVQITSDGFCQRASWSGGNTGWIKISHLPVDYCDYYGNCGAYASCDTNRFPMCNCLDGFVQNTTDSSSGCVRRTSLSCNHSDGFVKFSGLKLPDTEGTRFNRSMRLEDCRILCWNDCSCMAYAALDVSKGPNGCLLWFGNLIDMKVMSASDEDIYIKMAGIEVEAIEQNRSTKSKKWKLKIIIAVSCVLSFGILILCLAFIIYGWKKPHKGKIKEETESGAINSHHDEDDLELPLFDMCTITSATSNFSSDNILGTGGFGSVYKGILENGREIAVKRLSQNSSQGLQEFKNEVMHIAKLQHRNLVKLLGYCIQAGERILIYEFMRNKSLDFFIFDCEKGKLLDWPKRFLIINGIVRGLLYLHQDSRHRIVHRDLKAGNILLDDELNPRISDFGLARSFVGNENQANTRHIVGTYGYLSPEYIVDGIYSTKSDVYSFGVLVLEIVSGKRNRGFIHIDHNFNLLGHAWTLFSEGKCLQIVDPSIKDSIHLPEVLRSIHVGLLCVQRNSEDRPSMSCVLTMLSSEWALPQPKKPGFFIERDVVGNRSSSSNNKLLSVNNLTVTQVCPR, from the exons ATGGAAGCCTTTAGCCTTCTCCTGTTATGCTTCTCTCTGCTGAATTTAATAGCATTTTGTGCTCCAAGAGACACAATTAACACACTGCAATCTATCGGTGATGGTGAGACATTAGTTTCAGCAGATGAAACCTTTGCATTGGGATTCTTCAGCCCTGGAACTTCCAAGAACCGTTATGTTGGAATTTGGTATAACAAAGATCCAACAAAGGCAATAGTATGGGTTGCAAACAGAGAAAAACCCCTCACTGACTCCTCAGGGGTTTTGAAG GATGACAGCAATAGCGACACGGAAGATTTTGTGTGGCAAAGTTTTGACTATCCAGGCGACACAATCTTGCCTGGACAGAAGTTGGGAAGAAACTTTGCTACAGGACTAAATCGGAGGACAATATCATGGAAAAGCTCTGATGATCCTTCTCCAGGTAGCTTTAGCTATCAAGTCGAGATTGATGGATATCCGCAATTAGTATTAAGAGAAGGCACAACAAAAAGATTTCGTTTCGGATCATGGAATGGTATTCAGTTTAGTGGGGGACCACAGTTGAAAAATGACTCTGTATTTAGATTTAGCATAATTTCTGATGAGGAAGAAGTATACAGTGTATTTTGGCTTGTTGATAGTTCAGTGCATCAAAGGGTTCAGATAACATCGGACGGATTCTGCCAGCGGGCGAGTTGGAGTGGTGGAAATACAGGTTGGATCAAAATTTCGCACTTACCGGTGGATTACTGTGATTACTATGGAAACTGTGGAGCATATGCTAGTTGTGATACAAACAGGTTTCCCATGTGTAATTGCTTGGATGGATTTGTGCAGAATACAACTGATTCATCAAGTGGTTGTGTTAGGAGAACTTCATTGAGTTGCAATCATTCAGATGGGTTTGTGAAGTTTTCGGGGCTAAAATTACCAGACACTGAAGGGACACGGTTTAATAGAAGCATGAGACTTGAGGATTGTAGGATCTTGTGCTGGAACGATTGCTCTTGTATGGCTTATGCAGCTTTGGATGTCAGCAAAGGGCCTAATGGTTGTTTACTTTGGTTTGGTAATCTCATAGATATGAAAGTGATGAGTGCATCTGATGAAGATATTTATATAAAGATGGCAGGGATAGAAGTAG AAGCAATTGAACAAAATAGATCAACGAAGTCCAAGAAATGGAAGCTAAAGATTATCATTGCCGTAAGCTGTGTGttatcttttggaattttgatcCTATGCTTGGCCTTCATCATCTATGGATGGAAGAAGCCTCACAAAG GAAAGATAAAAGAAGAAACAGAATCAGGTGCAATAAATAGTCACCATGATGAGGATGATCTGGAACTGCCCTTATTTGATATGTGCACAATTACTTCTGCAACAAGTAATTTTTCAAGTGACAATATACTAGGGACAGGTGGTTTTGGATCAGTTTATAAG GGTATCTTGGAAAATGGACGGGAAATAGCTGTCAAGAGACTTTCACAAAATTCAAGCCAAGGACTCCAAGAGTTCAAAAATGAAGTTATGCATATTGCCAAACTTCAGCACAGAAATTTAGTGAAGCTATTAGGGTATTGCATTCAAGCAGGGGAGAGAATattgatttatgaatttatGCGCAACAAAAGCTTGGACTTCTTTATATTTG ATTGTGAGAAGGGAAAGCTTCTAGACTGGCCAAAGCGTTTTCTTATTATTAATGGAATTGTTAGGGGTCTTCTCTATCTTCATCAAGATTCAAGACATAGAATAGTTCATAGAGATCTTAAGGCTGGAAATATTTTGTTAGATGACGAATTGAATCCTAGAATTTCAGACTTTGGACTAGCAAGAAGCTTTGTAGGAAATGAAAACCAAGCAAATACAAGGCATATTGTTGGAACTTA CGGCTATCTGTCACCGGAGTACATAGTTGATGGGATATACTCAACAAAATCTGATGTCTACAGCTTCGGAGTACTGGTGTTAGAGATAGTTAGTGGGAAGAGAAATAGAGGATTCATccatattgatcacaattttaaTCTGCTTGGGCAT GCATGGACACTTTTTTCAGAAGGCAAGTGCTTACAAATAGTTGATCCATCTATCAAAGACTCTATTCATTTGCCAGAAGTCCTAAGATCAATTCATGTTGGTTTGCTATGCGTGCAACGAAATTCAGAGGACCGGCCAAGCATGTCGTGTGTGCTTACGATGCTGAGTAGTGAATGGGCATTGCCTCAGCCAAAGAAGCCAGGATTCTTTATTGAGAGAGATGTGGTTGGTAACCGTTCTTCATCAAGCAACAATAAACTACTATCTGTTAATAATCTGACAGTTACTCAGGTCTGTCCCCGATAG
- the LOC107462379 gene encoding G-type lectin S-receptor-like serine/threonine-protein kinase At4g27290 isoform X1, protein MEAFSLLLLCFSLLNLIAFCAPRDTINTLQSIGDGETLVSADETFALGFFSPGTSKNRYVGIWYNKDPTKAIVWVANREKPLTDSSGVLKVNTTGILVLLDSNNSLIWSSNTTGSARNPVAKLLNSGNFVVQDDSNSDTEDFVWQSFDYPGDTILPGQKLGRNFATGLNRRTISWKSSDDPSPGSFSYQVEIDGYPQLVLREGTTKRFRFGSWNGIQFSGGPQLKNDSVFRFSIISDEEEVYSVFWLVDSSVHQRVQITSDGFCQRASWSGGNTGWIKISHLPVDYCDYYGNCGAYASCDTNRFPMCNCLDGFVQNTTDSSSGCVRRTSLSCNHSDGFVKFSGLKLPDTEGTRFNRSMRLEDCRILCWNDCSCMAYAALDVSKGPNGCLLWFGNLIDMKVMSASDEDIYIKMAGIEVEAIEQNRSTKSKKWKLKIIIAVSCVLSFGILILCLAFIIYGWKKPHKGKIKEETESGAINSHHDEDDLELPLFDMCTITSATSNFSSDNILGTGGFGSVYKGILENGREIAVKRLSQNSSQGLQEFKNEVMHIAKLQHRNLVKLLGYCIQAGERILIYEFMRNKSLDFFIFDCEKGKLLDWPKRFLIINGIVRGLLYLHQDSRHRIVHRDLKAGNILLDDELNPRISDFGLARSFVGNENQANTRHIVGTYGYLSPEYIVDGIYSTKSDVYSFGVLVLEIVSGKRNRGFIHIDHNFNLLGHAWTLFSEGKCLQIVDPSIKDSIHLPEVLRSIHVGLLCVQRNSEDRPSMSCVLTMLSSEWALPQPKKPGFFIERDVVGNRSSSSNNKLLSVNNLTVTQVCPR, encoded by the exons ATGGAAGCCTTTAGCCTTCTCCTGTTATGCTTCTCTCTGCTGAATTTAATAGCATTTTGTGCTCCAAGAGACACAATTAACACACTGCAATCTATCGGTGATGGTGAGACATTAGTTTCAGCAGATGAAACCTTTGCATTGGGATTCTTCAGCCCTGGAACTTCCAAGAACCGTTATGTTGGAATTTGGTATAACAAAGATCCAACAAAGGCAATAGTATGGGTTGCAAACAGAGAAAAACCCCTCACTGACTCCTCAGGGGTTTTGAAGGTCAATACCACCGGAATTCTAGTCCTTCTTGATAGTAATAATAGTCTTATCTGGTCATCCAACACGACAGGATCGGCACGAAATCCGGTTGCAAAGCTTTTGAATTCTGGAAATTTTGTTGTGCAGGATGACAGCAATAGCGACACGGAAGATTTTGTGTGGCAAAGTTTTGACTATCCAGGCGACACAATCTTGCCTGGACAGAAGTTGGGAAGAAACTTTGCTACAGGACTAAATCGGAGGACAATATCATGGAAAAGCTCTGATGATCCTTCTCCAGGTAGCTTTAGCTATCAAGTCGAGATTGATGGATATCCGCAATTAGTATTAAGAGAAGGCACAACAAAAAGATTTCGTTTCGGATCATGGAATGGTATTCAGTTTAGTGGGGGACCACAGTTGAAAAATGACTCTGTATTTAGATTTAGCATAATTTCTGATGAGGAAGAAGTATACAGTGTATTTTGGCTTGTTGATAGTTCAGTGCATCAAAGGGTTCAGATAACATCGGACGGATTCTGCCAGCGGGCGAGTTGGAGTGGTGGAAATACAGGTTGGATCAAAATTTCGCACTTACCGGTGGATTACTGTGATTACTATGGAAACTGTGGAGCATATGCTAGTTGTGATACAAACAGGTTTCCCATGTGTAATTGCTTGGATGGATTTGTGCAGAATACAACTGATTCATCAAGTGGTTGTGTTAGGAGAACTTCATTGAGTTGCAATCATTCAGATGGGTTTGTGAAGTTTTCGGGGCTAAAATTACCAGACACTGAAGGGACACGGTTTAATAGAAGCATGAGACTTGAGGATTGTAGGATCTTGTGCTGGAACGATTGCTCTTGTATGGCTTATGCAGCTTTGGATGTCAGCAAAGGGCCTAATGGTTGTTTACTTTGGTTTGGTAATCTCATAGATATGAAAGTGATGAGTGCATCTGATGAAGATATTTATATAAAGATGGCAGGGATAGAAGTAG AAGCAATTGAACAAAATAGATCAACGAAGTCCAAGAAATGGAAGCTAAAGATTATCATTGCCGTAAGCTGTGTGttatcttttggaattttgatcCTATGCTTGGCCTTCATCATCTATGGATGGAAGAAGCCTCACAAAG GAAAGATAAAAGAAGAAACAGAATCAGGTGCAATAAATAGTCACCATGATGAGGATGATCTGGAACTGCCCTTATTTGATATGTGCACAATTACTTCTGCAACAAGTAATTTTTCAAGTGACAATATACTAGGGACAGGTGGTTTTGGATCAGTTTATAAG GGTATCTTGGAAAATGGACGGGAAATAGCTGTCAAGAGACTTTCACAAAATTCAAGCCAAGGACTCCAAGAGTTCAAAAATGAAGTTATGCATATTGCCAAACTTCAGCACAGAAATTTAGTGAAGCTATTAGGGTATTGCATTCAAGCAGGGGAGAGAATattgatttatgaatttatGCGCAACAAAAGCTTGGACTTCTTTATATTTG ATTGTGAGAAGGGAAAGCTTCTAGACTGGCCAAAGCGTTTTCTTATTATTAATGGAATTGTTAGGGGTCTTCTCTATCTTCATCAAGATTCAAGACATAGAATAGTTCATAGAGATCTTAAGGCTGGAAATATTTTGTTAGATGACGAATTGAATCCTAGAATTTCAGACTTTGGACTAGCAAGAAGCTTTGTAGGAAATGAAAACCAAGCAAATACAAGGCATATTGTTGGAACTTA CGGCTATCTGTCACCGGAGTACATAGTTGATGGGATATACTCAACAAAATCTGATGTCTACAGCTTCGGAGTACTGGTGTTAGAGATAGTTAGTGGGAAGAGAAATAGAGGATTCATccatattgatcacaattttaaTCTGCTTGGGCAT GCATGGACACTTTTTTCAGAAGGCAAGTGCTTACAAATAGTTGATCCATCTATCAAAGACTCTATTCATTTGCCAGAAGTCCTAAGATCAATTCATGTTGGTTTGCTATGCGTGCAACGAAATTCAGAGGACCGGCCAAGCATGTCGTGTGTGCTTACGATGCTGAGTAGTGAATGGGCATTGCCTCAGCCAAAGAAGCCAGGATTCTTTATTGAGAGAGATGTGGTTGGTAACCGTTCTTCATCAAGCAACAATAAACTACTATCTGTTAATAATCTGACAGTTACTCAGGTCTGTCCCCGATAG